In Bacteroidales bacterium, the following proteins share a genomic window:
- a CDS encoding ABC transporter permease, with amino-acid sequence MLAFRLAYRNLTGAGLRTWLNVIVLSFSYVVIIWHKGFLDGWEQQAKTDMIMWETGGGHFWHERYDPYDPFTLTDAHDSLTPELAQLAAEGKLTPVLVSQGTLYPDGRMLPVLIKGIDPRQHILAIPSQKLDTALSAIPALVGSEMARNARLKEGDILTIRWRDVNGTFDAAEIQIVGIFQTTVPSVDIGQVWIPLSRLQEMLLMPGEATFLVLSAPSGMLPSGGNWVFHPREELLKSVDDIIKTKSAGGAVLWIILMLLAMLAIFDTQVLSIFRRRKEIGTYIALGMTRWQVVGLFTVEGAMHSLLAVIVGALYGVPLLAIQAVKGLSLPVSSGDFGISMASRIVPVYSAGLVAGTILIVVIVTTIVSFLPARKIAKMSPTDALKGKIQ; translated from the coding sequence ATGCTGGCTTTTAGACTTGCCTACAGAAATCTGACCGGAGCCGGATTGCGAACCTGGCTCAACGTCATAGTGCTTTCCTTTTCATACGTTGTGATTATCTGGCATAAAGGTTTTCTGGATGGGTGGGAACAGCAGGCCAAAACCGACATGATTATGTGGGAAACCGGAGGAGGTCATTTCTGGCACGAACGGTATGACCCGTATGATCCGTTTACTTTAACCGATGCCCATGATTCCCTTACTCCGGAACTTGCGCAGCTGGCAGCAGAAGGAAAACTTACGCCAGTACTTGTCTCTCAGGGAACGTTGTATCCCGATGGCAGAATGCTTCCGGTTCTTATCAAGGGAATAGATCCACGTCAACATATTTTGGCCATTCCATCCCAAAAACTCGATACGGCGCTTTCAGCTATTCCGGCTCTTGTTGGCAGTGAGATGGCCCGTAACGCGCGTCTTAAGGAAGGTGATATACTGACCATCCGCTGGAGGGATGTGAACGGTACGTTTGATGCGGCAGAAATTCAGATTGTCGGAATTTTTCAAACCACCGTTCCTTCTGTTGACATTGGCCAGGTTTGGATTCCCCTTTCCCGTCTGCAGGAAATGCTTCTGATGCCGGGGGAAGCTACCTTTCTTGTTCTTTCAGCACCTTCCGGCATGCTTCCTTCCGGGGGGAATTGGGTATTCCATCCCAGGGAAGAACTGCTGAAGAGTGTTGATGATATTATTAAAACCAAATCCGCAGGCGGAGCGGTATTGTGGATCATCCTCATGCTTCTGGCCATGCTGGCCATATTTGACACGCAGGTGCTGTCCATTTTTCGAAGGAGGAAAGAGATCGGTACGTATATTGCCCTTGGCATGACCCGCTGGCAGGTGGTTGGCCTCTTTACAGTTGAAGGTGCCATGCACTCCCTTCTGGCTGTTATTGTCGGTGCACTTTACGGAGTTCCGTTGCTGGCTATTCAGGCCGTAAAAGGACTATCACTTCCTGTTTCTTCCGGTGATTTCGGAATATCCATGGCCAGCAGAATCGTGCCTGTTTACAGCGCAGGGCTGGTGGCTGGAACCATTCTGATTGTGGTTATTGTTACCACCATTGTCAGTTTCCTGCCGGCGCGGAAAATAGCAAAAATGAGTCCTACGGATGCTTTAAAAGGAAAAATACAATGA
- a CDS encoding FtsX-like permease family protein → MIRFLIKGLLRDRQRSLIPMLVVALGTMLTVVLHAWITGIMGEGIEMNARFEYGHVSVMTKGFADKHNQTPNEYAITGTDTILKTLQQQFPAITWVQRIRFGVLIDVPDSLGETRAQGPAAGMGIDFFTPGSEEPQRLNLLSAIRQGRLPEKPGEILLSDEFCSKIKLKPGNKITCIATTMMGGMSFVNYTLAGTVSFGSPALDRGFMIADIRDAQYLLDMEDAASAILGFFTASGYDTEYAKEVKKRFETLYPPAGGDLFYPVMLTMNDQPLMNVLLTMSSMMSAIIISVFVFAMALVLWNAGLLGGLRRYGEVGIRLAMGEEKKHIYTSMLAESFFIGLAGSFAGTLMGLFLAWILQTKGIDMTSSMKGMTLLMSTNFHARITPPAYYIGFIPGIFSTLLGTALSGIGIYRRQTANLFKEFES, encoded by the coding sequence ATGATACGTTTCCTGATAAAAGGTCTTTTGAGAGACAGGCAGAGAAGCCTGATACCAATGCTGGTAGTGGCCCTTGGAACAATGCTCACCGTGGTATTGCATGCCTGGATTACCGGAATTATGGGTGAAGGGATTGAAATGAACGCCCGTTTCGAATACGGGCATGTCAGCGTTATGACAAAAGGTTTTGCCGATAAGCATAATCAGACTCCCAACGAATATGCAATTACAGGCACCGACACAATTCTGAAGACATTGCAACAGCAATTTCCCGCTATTACATGGGTGCAAAGGATACGGTTCGGGGTACTAATCGATGTGCCCGACAGTCTGGGTGAAACCCGTGCACAGGGTCCTGCCGCCGGAATGGGTATCGATTTTTTTACCCCGGGGAGCGAAGAACCCCAAAGGCTGAACCTCCTTTCTGCCATCCGTCAGGGCCGGTTGCCGGAAAAACCGGGAGAGATTCTCCTGAGCGATGAATTTTGTTCTAAAATCAAACTGAAACCGGGCAATAAAATAACCTGTATTGCCACCACGATGATGGGAGGCATGTCGTTTGTCAACTATACTCTTGCCGGGACTGTTTCATTCGGTTCTCCGGCTCTCGATCGCGGTTTCATGATTGCTGACATCCGCGATGCTCAGTATCTGCTCGATATGGAGGATGCGGCCAGTGCAATTCTTGGCTTCTTCACCGCTTCAGGTTATGATACTGAATACGCCAAAGAAGTGAAAAAACGTTTCGAAACTCTCTATCCTCCTGCAGGTGGTGATCTTTTTTATCCTGTTATGCTGACTATGAATGACCAGCCACTGATGAACGTACTGCTTACCATGTCGTCTATGATGAGTGCGATTATTATTTCTGTCTTTGTGTTTGCCATGGCACTGGTTTTGTGGAATGCCGGCCTGTTGGGAGGTTTGCGCCGTTACGGCGAGGTGGGCATTCGCCTTGCGATGGGTGAAGAAAAAAAGCATATCTATACATCCATGCTGGCTGAGTCCTTTTTTATCGGTTTGGCCGGATCTTTCGCCGGAACCCTTATGGGGCTTTTCCTTGCGTGGATTCTGCAGACAAAAGGAATCGATATGACCTCGTCAATGAAAGGAATGACCTTGCTGATGAGTACCAACTTTCATGCCCGTATAACTCCGCCCGCCTACTATATCGGCTTTATCCCCGGAATTTTCTCAACCCTTCTGGGAACAGCCCTTTCGGGTATCGGAATTTACCGGAGGCAGACAGCAAACCTGTTTAAAGAATTCGAATCATAG
- a CDS encoding ABC transporter ATP-binding protein codes for MDILIDIKGLTKHYPMGNNQFTALRDINISFARGEFTGIIGPSGSGKTTLLNIIGTLDVPSEGEVLVLGKSVGKLTPKEAADIRKKSLGFIFQTYNLLPVYTVYENVEFPLLLLGLTEQERRKMVAEALEWVGLASKADSRPAQLSGGECQRVAIARAMVKKPFLVLADEPTANLDAANSHHILQTMELLNRELGTSFLFATHDEKVIGYVRRRVRLDDGRLAADEIVTPK; via the coding sequence TGACATCAAAGGGCTAACCAAGCATTACCCTATGGGAAACAACCAGTTTACCGCCTTGCGCGATATAAACATTTCCTTTGCGAGAGGGGAATTTACCGGAATAATAGGCCCGAGTGGTTCAGGAAAAACTACCCTCCTGAACATTATAGGTACACTGGATGTGCCCTCTGAAGGGGAAGTACTTGTACTGGGAAAATCAGTCGGAAAACTGACGCCCAAGGAAGCCGCTGACATAAGGAAGAAAAGCCTTGGCTTTATTTTTCAAACGTACAATCTTCTACCGGTATATACGGTATACGAGAATGTGGAATTTCCCTTGCTATTGCTCGGATTGACAGAACAGGAACGCAGGAAGATGGTGGCAGAGGCCCTCGAATGGGTAGGCCTTGCTTCCAAAGCTGATTCCAGACCGGCACAGCTGTCAGGAGGGGAGTGCCAGCGTGTAGCCATTGCACGGGCGATGGTAAAAAAACCGTTTCTGGTGCTGGCCGATGAGCCCACGGCCAATCTGGATGCAGCCAACTCGCACCATATTCTTCAGACCATGGAGCTTCTGAACCGTGAACTGGGTACTTCCTTTCTCTTTGCCACACACGATGAGAAAGTAATTGGCTATGTGCGACGCAGGGTGAGACTTGACGACGGACGGCTGGCCGCCGATGAAATCGTAACCCCTAAATGA